A genomic region of Arachis stenosperma cultivar V10309 chromosome 9, arast.V10309.gnm1.PFL2, whole genome shotgun sequence contains the following coding sequences:
- the LOC130951209 gene encoding mannose-specific lectin alpha chain-like: MGVSFNLHKFAPTNSKEIKFQGDATITDHNVIRLTNLDSDGIPLGNRVGRVLFSDPVHLYDHSGFRAGFETTFVFRISKPYSSEFAPGPGDGLAFFLANADTEIPPESSGKFLGLFNDASDKIVAVEFDTFSNFEIGDPSYPHIGININSIRSSAVGYWNWHDGAVTTAKITYNSALKRITVSVSTYLDNQPNTLSYDVDLSTKLPQKVVVGLSASTGQYSQNTEILSWTFKSN, from the coding sequence ATGGGTGTCTCATTTAACTTGCACAAATTTGCCCCCACGAACTCCAAAGAGATCAAGTTCCAAGGAGATGCAACCATTACCGATCACAATGTCATTCGACTCACCAACTTGGACAGCGATGGCATCCCACTAGGAAACAGAGTTGGCCGAGTTTTATTCTCCGACCCTGTGCACCTGTACGACCACAGTGGTTTCCGAGCAGGCTTTGAAACCACCTTCGTCTTTCGCATCTCAAAACCCTACAGTAGTGAATTTGCTCCTGGACCTGGTGACGGTCTTGCCTTCTTCCTTGCTAATGCTGATACTGAAATTCCACCTGAATCTTCTGGGAAGTTTCTCGGCCTCTTTAACGATGCATCTGACAAGATTGTTGCTGTTGAATTTGATACCTTTTCCAATTTCGAGATTGGGGATCCCAGTTATCCCCACATCGGAATTAATATCAACTCTATCAGGTCATCGGCTGTTGGTTACTGGAACTGGCATGATGGAGCCGTAACCACTGCAAAGATAACATATAACTCTGCCCTTAAGAGGATAACCGTCAGTGTTTCTACATATCTCGACAACCAACCTAACACTCTTTCTTACGACGTCGACTTGAGCACTAAGCTTCCTCAAAAGGTTGTGGTAGGGCTATCTGCTTCTACTGGGCAATACTCGCAAAATACCGAGATCTTATCTTGGACTTTTAAGTCCAACTGA